From a single Intestinibaculum porci genomic region:
- a CDS encoding NAD kinase has product MKLKKFAIVSKQDEPSEKIAKIVRDQVSSFMDYDEAHPELVIAVGGDGTILYAVHKYLEQLETVHFVGLHTGTLGFFTDYKKDEVYDLINDLQSKKPQVFERALLEVHLHGQVHYALNEMRLENNRHSQVIDVYINEEHLETFRGNGLCVSTPSGSTAYNKSIQGAVLDPSLQLMQLSEIAGINHNAYRSLGSSLILGADKYIRLKTVNYEHSVMCCDIEAFELMENEVVDVMLSKRVAKFADYRQINFIDRLKKSFL; this is encoded by the coding sequence ATGAAATTGAAAAAATTTGCAATTGTCAGTAAACAGGATGAACCGTCAGAGAAGATTGCGAAAATCGTTCGTGATCAGGTGAGCAGTTTCATGGATTATGATGAAGCGCATCCCGAGTTAGTAATTGCGGTAGGCGGCGATGGGACAATTTTATATGCTGTTCATAAATATTTAGAGCAGCTGGAAACCGTCCATTTTGTTGGGTTACATACTGGGACATTAGGCTTTTTTACGGATTATAAAAAAGATGAAGTGTATGATCTGATTAATGACTTACAGTCAAAAAAGCCGCAGGTCTTTGAACGTGCTTTATTAGAAGTCCACTTACATGGACAGGTACATTATGCGCTCAATGAAATGCGCTTAGAAAATAACCGTCATTCCCAGGTGATTGATGTTTATATTAATGAAGAGCACTTAGAGACTTTTAGAGGCAATGGCCTCTGCGTTTCTACGCCTTCTGGCTCAACCGCTTATAATAAGTCGATTCAGGGCGCCGTTTTAGATCCTTCGCTGCAGCTGATGCAGCTCAGTGAAATTGCCGGCATTAATCATAATGCCTATCGTTCTTTAGGGTCTTCCTTGATTTTAGGGGCAGATAAGTATATTCGTTTAAAAACGGTCAACTATGAACATTCTGTCATGTGCTGTGATATTGAAGCGTTTGAATTAATGGAGAATGAAGTGGTGGATGTCATGTTATCAAAACGTGTGGCGAAATTTGCGGATTATCGGCAGATCAATTTCATTGACCGCCTCAAGAAGAGTTTCTTATGA
- a CDS encoding RluA family pseudouridine synthase translates to MKLVYQVDADHTNMRLDDFFYKQGISKKLVKDSRNHGAILKNGQPVFLCEKTALDDEITIVFPKEESQVIPVKMDFGIVYEDDYLMVIDKPAHLATIPNRMYLTNSLGNALMYYYQEHGIEGAIHFVNRLDKETQGLLLVAKSRYVHDFYSRDIKKVKRVYHAIVEGHPGEGTIDAPIAHRLDHPTKRMIDPQGAHAITHYKTLKEYAGTSLIECRLETGRTHQIRVHLASIGHPLVGDELYNDKPGNFYLDSVEIAFEHAMTHQMMVFKKRV, encoded by the coding sequence ATGAAATTAGTTTATCAAGTGGATGCTGATCATACGAATATGCGTCTTGATGATTTCTTCTATAAGCAGGGAATCTCTAAAAAATTAGTCAAGGATTCCCGCAATCATGGCGCTATTTTAAAAAATGGACAGCCGGTTTTCCTCTGTGAGAAAACGGCTTTAGATGATGAAATCACGATTGTCTTTCCAAAAGAGGAGAGTCAGGTCATTCCTGTCAAGATGGATTTTGGCATCGTTTATGAAGATGACTATTTAATGGTTATTGATAAGCCAGCGCATTTAGCGACGATTCCTAACCGTATGTATTTAACCAATTCCTTAGGCAATGCCCTGATGTATTATTATCAGGAACATGGCATTGAAGGTGCGATTCACTTTGTCAACCGCTTAGACAAAGAAACCCAGGGCCTTTTATTAGTGGCGAAGTCGCGTTATGTGCATGATTTTTATTCCCGAGATATTAAAAAGGTGAAAAGGGTGTATCATGCCATAGTGGAAGGCCATCCAGGAGAAGGCACGATTGATGCGCCGATTGCTCATCGGTTAGATCATCCCACTAAAAGAATGATTGATCCTCAGGGCGCCCATGCTATTACGCATTATAAAACCTTAAAAGAGTATGCTGGTACCAGTTTAATTGAATGTCGGCTAGAGACGGGAAGAACGCATCAGATTCGCGTCCATCTCGCTTCAATTGGGCATCCCTTAGTTGGTGATGAACTGTATAATGATAAGCCAGGGAACTTTTACTTAGATAGTGTAGAGATTGCCTTTGAACATGCGATGACGCATCAAATGATGGTATTTAAAAAGCGAGTGTAA
- a CDS encoding FtsW/RodA/SpoVE family cell cycle protein has product MSFFEAVKKHPLILILLALCAISTFTIASAAPVMTNIANPDRMWIMQLAYYAVGGLIAFAIYKVGMDTLYRNIRLLYWIFMVLLIGLAIDHICYTKLLHTHIVPFASYVNGSTCWYNFKVFSFQPSEFMKVIMVMYLAQMTKEFNNKVLVRTSDSELKYISEVLKIALPPAILILLENDTGVIMIMAAACFFILISSGMNGRWFIFFFSALAIIIALMSYLFVYHNGIFTSLISGHRLDRFYGWLDPEGTAGNQGMQLWFAMLSYGTASWFGHGFRASVMSFPEGHTDFIFAVICTDFGYVGALITIAAIVAFDVILLRIGLRSDNERDKHYTMGMIGCLVFQQVWNIGMVLGLAPITGITLPLISYGGSSLLSYLFAMGIFFDIDHMNKITSLSAKGY; this is encoded by the coding sequence ATGAGTTTCTTTGAGGCCGTTAAAAAACATCCATTAATATTGATATTACTAGCGTTGTGTGCCATTTCTACTTTTACCATTGCCTCAGCTGCCCCGGTGATGACAAATATTGCCAATCCGGATCGTATGTGGATCATGCAGCTGGCTTATTATGCGGTTGGCGGATTAATCGCCTTTGCCATTTATAAAGTGGGGATGGATACGCTCTATCGTAATATCCGGCTGCTCTATTGGATCTTTATGGTCCTATTAATTGGTCTGGCGATTGACCATATCTGTTACACCAAGTTATTACATACCCATATTGTTCCCTTTGCCTCATATGTCAATGGGTCAACCTGCTGGTATAACTTTAAAGTCTTCTCGTTCCAGCCTTCTGAGTTCATGAAAGTTATTATGGTCATGTACTTAGCGCAAATGACGAAAGAGTTTAATAATAAAGTCTTAGTCAGAACCAGTGACAGTGAATTAAAATACATCAGCGAAGTCTTAAAGATTGCTTTGCCGCCAGCTATTTTAATCCTCTTAGAAAATGATACCGGGGTCATTATGATTATGGCGGCGGCCTGCTTCTTCATTCTCATTTCGAGCGGCATGAACGGGCGCTGGTTTATCTTTTTCTTCTCCGCCCTGGCTATTATTATTGCCTTGATGTCTTATTTATTCGTTTATCATAATGGCATCTTTACTTCTTTAATCAGCGGTCACCGCTTAGATCGTTTCTACGGCTGGTTAGACCCCGAAGGCACCGCTGGCAACCAGGGGATGCAGTTATGGTTTGCGATGTTATCGTATGGCACCGCATCATGGTTTGGTCATGGCTTTAGAGCTTCTGTCATGAGTTTCCCTGAAGGGCATACTGACTTTATCTTTGCCGTTATCTGCACCGACTTCGGTTATGTGGGCGCGTTAATTACGATTGCGGCGATCGTCGCTTTCGATGTCATCTTATTACGCATTGGTTTACGCAGTGATAACGAACGTGATAAACACTACACAATGGGTATGATTGGCTGTCTGGTTTTCCAGCAGGTCTGGAATATCGGGATGGTCTTAGGCTTAGCCCCTATTACCGGGATTACTTTACCGCTTATTTCTTATGGCGGCAGTTCCTTATTATCTTATCTCTTTGCGATGGGCATTTTCTTTGATATCGATCATATGAATAAAATTACCAGCCTATCAGCCAAGGGTTATTAA
- the pflB gene encoding formate C-acetyltransferase, with amino-acid sequence MAERFEKEWEGFFGDAWRDDINVRDFIQKNYTEYTGDESFLAGPTEATNKLWGELQKLQKEERAKGGVLDMETEVVSGLTAYGPGYINEDLKDLEQVVGLQTDKPLKRAFMPYGGIRMAEQACTTYGYQPSEKLHEIFTKYHKTHNQAVFDVYTPEMKKARHSHVITGLPDTYGRGRIVGDYRRVALYGIDFLIEKKQEDFANCISGDMTNDIVQLREEIAEQIRALKGMKEMAAAYGYDISRPASNAKEAVQWLYFGYLAAIKTQNGAAMSVGRVSTFLDIYIQRDLLNGTIDEAHAQELIDHLVMKFRMVKFARIPSYNELFSGDPVWATLEVGGMSNDGRSLVTKTCFRFLHTLENMGPSPEPNLTVLYTVNLPTKFRAYASKVSIATSSIQYENDEVMRPVWGDDYSICCCVSATQTGKEMQFFGARANLAKCLTYAINGGVDEKNHEQVGPKYRPITSEYLDYDEVMEKFDDMMEWLAGLYVNTLNAIQYMHDKYYYEAAEMALIDTDVRRTFATGIAGFSHVVDSISAIKYAKVKTVRDENGLVVDYETEGEFPRYGNDDDRADDIAVWLLKTFMNKIKKHHTYRNSEPTTSILTITSNVVYGKATGALPDGRKAGEPLSPGANPAYGAEQSGLLASLNSVAKLPYEYALDGISNTQTINPSALGNEDEERKYNLVSVLDGYFKKGAHHLNVNVFGTEKLIDAMEHPEKEEYANFTIRVSGYAVKFIDLTREQQLDVISRTCHDHL; translated from the coding sequence ATGGCAGAACGCTTTGAAAAAGAATGGGAAGGCTTCTTCGGGGATGCCTGGAGAGATGACATCAATGTCAGAGATTTCATTCAGAAAAACTATACAGAATATACTGGAGATGAATCTTTCTTAGCCGGCCCAACTGAGGCTACGAATAAGCTTTGGGGTGAATTACAGAAATTACAGAAAGAAGAACGTGCTAAAGGCGGCGTTCTTGATATGGAAACTGAAGTCGTATCAGGTTTAACAGCTTATGGACCTGGTTATATCAATGAAGATTTAAAAGATTTAGAACAGGTTGTTGGTTTACAGACTGATAAACCTTTAAAACGTGCATTCATGCCTTATGGCGGCATCCGTATGGCTGAACAGGCTTGTACAACTTATGGTTACCAGCCATCAGAAAAATTACATGAAATTTTCACAAAATATCATAAGACACACAACCAGGCTGTCTTTGATGTTTATACACCAGAAATGAAGAAAGCAAGACACTCACACGTGATCACTGGTTTACCAGATACTTATGGTCGTGGCCGTATCGTTGGTGATTACCGTCGTGTTGCTTTATACGGGATCGATTTCTTAATTGAAAAGAAACAGGAAGATTTCGCTAACTGCATCAGTGGTGATATGACTAATGATATCGTGCAGTTAAGAGAAGAAATCGCTGAACAGATTCGTGCTTTAAAAGGTATGAAAGAAATGGCCGCTGCTTATGGTTACGATATTTCTCGTCCAGCAAGCAACGCGAAAGAAGCGGTACAGTGGTTATACTTCGGTTACTTAGCAGCCATCAAGACACAGAATGGTGCCGCTATGTCCGTTGGTCGTGTTTCTACTTTCTTGGATATTTATATTCAGAGAGATTTATTAAACGGGACAATTGATGAAGCCCATGCACAGGAATTAATTGACCATTTAGTTATGAAATTCAGAATGGTTAAATTCGCGCGTATTCCTTCTTACAACGAATTATTCTCAGGTGACCCAGTATGGGCAACCCTGGAAGTTGGCGGGATGAGCAATGATGGTCGTTCATTAGTAACGAAAACATGTTTCCGTTTCTTACATACATTAGAAAACATGGGTCCATCACCAGAACCAAACTTAACCGTTTTATATACTGTTAACTTACCAACAAAATTCAGAGCGTATGCCTCTAAAGTATCCATCGCTACTTCATCAATTCAGTATGAAAACGATGAAGTCATGAGACCTGTATGGGGCGATGACTATAGCATCTGCTGCTGTGTATCGGCAACGCAGACGGGTAAAGAAATGCAGTTCTTCGGCGCTCGTGCTAACTTAGCAAAATGTTTAACTTACGCAATCAATGGTGGCGTTGATGAAAAGAACCATGAACAGGTAGGTCCTAAATATCGTCCAATTACTTCTGAATACTTAGATTATGATGAAGTTATGGAAAAATTCGATGATATGATGGAATGGTTAGCTGGTTTATATGTCAATACTTTAAATGCCATCCAGTATATGCATGATAAATATTACTATGAAGCAGCGGAAATGGCTTTAATCGATACGGATGTACGTCGTACTTTCGCAACAGGGATTGCTGGTTTCTCACACGTTGTAGACTCAATCTCAGCTATTAAATATGCCAAAGTTAAAACTGTTCGTGATGAAAACGGCTTAGTTGTTGATTACGAAACAGAAGGTGAATTCCCAAGATATGGTAATGATGATGACCGCGCCGATGATATCGCGGTATGGTTATTAAAGACTTTCATGAACAAGATCAAGAAACATCATACATATAGAAATTCAGAACCAACAACTTCTATTTTAACAATCACTTCTAACGTTGTTTATGGTAAAGCTACTGGTGCTCTTCCTGATGGAAGAAAAGCTGGTGAGCCATTATCACCAGGGGCTAACCCAGCATACGGTGCAGAACAGTCTGGTTTATTAGCTTCATTAAACTCAGTTGCTAAATTACCATACGAATATGCTTTAGATGGTATCTCAAATACACAGACGATCAACCCATCTGCTTTAGGTAACGAAGATGAAGAAAGAAAATATAACTTAGTGTCTGTCTTAGATGGTTACTTCAAGAAAGGCGCTCATCACTTAAATGTGAATGTCTTCGGTACAGAAAAACTGATCGATGCGATGGAACATCCAGAAAAAGAAGAATATGCTAACTTCACGATCCGTGTATCTGGTTACGCCGTTAAGTTCATTGACTTAACACGTGAACAGCAGTTAGATGTTATCTCTAGAACTTGCCACGATCATTTATAA
- the pflA gene encoding pyruvate formate-lyase-activating protein codes for MEILGKVHSIESFGSADGPGVRFLIFLHGCPLRCQFCHNPDTWGSQKFTEETADALLKKAVRYKDYWGTNGGITVSGGEPLYQIDFLLDLLKKAKAQGINTCIDTSGGCFTHEGEWFAKFEELMQYTDLLLLDIKEINNERHKVITGKENTNILEMARYLSDIKKPVWIRHVLVPERSDYDEDLKALHDFIETLDNVQRVEVLPYHTLGVYKWKELGIPYKLEGIDPPTPKRVANAKALLHTDEYH; via the coding sequence ATGGAAATTTTAGGAAAAGTCCATTCTATTGAAAGCTTTGGCTCCGCTGATGGACCAGGTGTCAGATTCCTGATCTTCTTACATGGCTGTCCCTTACGCTGCCAATTCTGTCATAATCCCGATACCTGGGGTTCGCAAAAGTTTACCGAAGAAACAGCGGATGCTCTACTGAAAAAAGCTGTTCGTTATAAGGACTACTGGGGGACAAATGGCGGAATCACGGTATCGGGCGGAGAACCGCTTTATCAGATTGATTTCTTATTAGATTTATTGAAGAAAGCAAAAGCCCAAGGCATTAATACGTGTATTGATACGTCCGGCGGCTGTTTTACCCATGAAGGAGAATGGTTTGCAAAGTTTGAAGAACTGATGCAGTATACCGACTTGCTTTTATTAGATATCAAAGAAATCAATAATGAGCGCCATAAAGTCATTACTGGGAAAGAGAATACCAATATCTTAGAAATGGCTCGCTATTTATCAGATATCAAGAAGCCGGTCTGGATCCGACATGTCTTAGTTCCGGAAAGATCAGATTATGATGAAGACTTAAAGGCTTTACATGACTTTATTGAAACGTTAGATAATGTGCAGCGCGTAGAAGTCTTGCCTTATCATACTTTAGGTGTTTATAAATGGAAAGAATTAGGGATTCCTTATAAATTAGAAGGGATTGACCCGCCAACCCCGAAGCGCGTTGCCAACGCTAAAGCTCTATTACATACAGATGAGTACCACTAA
- a CDS encoding Pr6Pr family membrane protein encodes MKVKRIKWLYRLLYIMLLTYGLSLDYASWLNHPHNEFLVYYTSQSNLLCLGMMILLFVQTTRELLMKRESGHLLVVPQYLISIYILITCLIYNVLLGNPFSASYWTRNSYNWIIHLAGPILFILDFFLFSKAGKLKKTTPLWIIIYPYIYVLFILIRGIMLNHTYHGHIPASYVVYPYFFLDVSHLGYSGVFLWVGILTIVFIALGYLFYAIDRLKTPKAA; translated from the coding sequence TTGAAAGTCAAAAGAATAAAATGGCTTTATCGCTTACTCTATATCATGTTATTAACCTATGGTTTATCCTTAGATTATGCCAGCTGGCTCAATCATCCGCATAATGAATTTCTGGTATACTATACTTCGCAGTCTAATCTCTTATGCCTGGGAATGATGATACTTTTATTTGTTCAAACAACCAGAGAACTATTAATGAAAAGGGAAAGTGGACATTTACTGGTGGTGCCGCAGTATCTCATCAGTATTTATATCCTTATAACCTGCCTGATTTATAATGTCTTATTAGGCAATCCCTTTTCAGCTAGTTACTGGACGCGTAACAGCTATAACTGGATCATCCATTTGGCTGGACCAATCCTCTTTATCTTAGATTTCTTTTTGTTTAGTAAAGCGGGAAAATTAAAAAAGACCACGCCGTTATGGATCATCATTTATCCTTATATCTACGTGCTCTTTATTTTAATAAGAGGGATCATGTTAAATCATACTTATCATGGTCATATTCCCGCTTCTTATGTTGTTTATCCTTATTTCTTCTTAGATGTCAGTCATTTAGGATATTCTGGGGTTTTCCTATGGGTAGGGATATTAACGATTGTCTTTATCGCTTTGGGTTATCTCTTCTACGCCATTGATCGCCTTAAAACACCAAAAGCAGCCTAA
- a CDS encoding type III secretion system chaperone family protein, whose amino-acid sequence MDLILITQTKKYLTGHTYQQQGNIFYIAHQEEDCDLLKLIVKAHALFLVTTIKGHYSNIPDLINDVNLETTYGNFDYDQKTNTLYYRASVDLNQRPYSLALLEHLCNAPLVDLALLKKAAD is encoded by the coding sequence ATGGATTTAATATTAATAACACAGACAAAGAAGTATTTAACAGGACATACCTATCAGCAGCAAGGCAACATCTTTTACATTGCTCATCAGGAAGAAGATTGTGATCTTTTAAAACTCATCGTCAAAGCGCATGCCCTCTTCTTAGTGACTACAATTAAGGGCCATTATTCAAATATTCCGGATTTAATTAACGATGTCAACTTAGAAACTACCTATGGTAATTTTGATTATGATCAAAAGACAAATACGCTTTACTATCGCGCAAGTGTCGATCTCAATCAGCGCCCCTATTCTTTAGCGCTATTAGAGCATCTCTGTAATGCCCCTCTTGTTGATCTTGCCTTATTAAAAAAAGCAGCTGATTAG
- a CDS encoding type III secretion system chaperone family protein, with protein MTIYDKLCDYLTKEQIHYKQLTDDTLCFDFTIEGKFTHLTSFLFINEDSYMVQTSLPMPLKEAGFPMVIDFFTRLNVTMEYGYFSLNKSNGLMSHIIKVDCADSFPSDAVINESIMTGIRLFGAYGVASALYYLLSGILTPAQAMDFVAR; from the coding sequence ATGACAATTTATGACAAACTTTGTGATTACTTAACAAAAGAGCAAATTCATTATAAGCAGCTGACTGATGATACGCTTTGTTTTGATTTTACCATTGAAGGTAAATTTACCCATTTAACTTCTTTTCTCTTCATTAACGAAGACAGTTATATGGTGCAGACCAGTTTACCGATGCCGCTTAAAGAAGCGGGCTTTCCAATGGTAATCGACTTTTTTACCCGTCTGAATGTGACCATGGAATATGGTTATTTTTCCTTAAACAAAAGCAACGGTTTAATGAGCCATATTATCAAAGTCGACTGTGCTGATTCCTTTCCTTCCGATGCAGTCATTAATGAAAGTATTATGACCGGTATTCGCCTTTTTGGTGCTTATGGCGTAGCGAGTGCCCTTTATTATCTGCTCTCTGGTATCCTTACGCCAGCGCAGGCAATGGATTTTGTAGCGAGGTAA
- a CDS encoding recombinase family protein — translation MRFGFITDFLMENSDHKKTLLMEEVGAENLYANNAGYEELLTKISDGDTLVLYQIHDLASDWKDFVTRWHRLYEMGVQFKVIVDDFFSTGEYATDDQEDIMIHIAEAGYEMNNFYLNQKKISGMKKAKANGVKFGRRKVKNPENFEKYYYLWKAKKLPIKEAAAAIGMNTSTFFRHCREYTEQLEMQNKN, via the coding sequence ATGAGATTTGGATTTATTACAGATTTTTTGATGGAAAATTCAGATCATAAAAAAACGCTGCTGATGGAAGAAGTTGGCGCAGAAAATCTCTACGCAAACAACGCTGGTTATGAAGAATTACTCACTAAGATTTCGGATGGCGATACTCTTGTTCTCTACCAGATCCACGATTTAGCTTCCGACTGGAAAGATTTTGTGACACGCTGGCATCGGTTATATGAAATGGGCGTTCAGTTCAAAGTTATCGTTGATGATTTCTTTAGCACGGGGGAATACGCGACTGACGACCAGGAAGACATTATGATCCACATCGCTGAAGCCGGTTATGAAATGAACAATTTCTACCTGAACCAGAAGAAGATTTCTGGTATGAAGAAAGCCAAAGCTAACGGTGTTAAATTTGGTCGTCGGAAAGTGAAAAACCCAGAAAACTTCGAGAAGTACTATTATCTCTGGAAAGCGAAAAAGCTGCCAATCAAGGAAGCTGCCGCAGCCATCGGTATGAATACTTCTACATTCTTCAGACACTGCCGTGAATACACGGAACAGTTAGAAATGCAGAATAAGAACTAA